The Anabas testudineus chromosome 14, fAnaTes1.2, whole genome shotgun sequence genome includes a region encoding these proteins:
- the prdm15 gene encoding PR domain zinc finger protein 15 isoform X1 — MHSTRLVSGPAPFLERIGTRSQDSINEGSLAEKVRIMTEQAPDEFIWCEDCGQYHDSECPELGPLVTVQDSFVLSRARSSLPNSLEIREVTNGVEGVFVQRRLVKRTRFGPFEAKRVPHLQKEGAFPLKVFQKNGMVVCFDSSSEEDCNWMMLVRPATDHKHQNLTAYQQDDEVYFNTSQDVLPGTELRVWYGAFYAKKMEKPVLKPPLQPPPPQTEVTSSPAKTEETSEKEAHIPSAAEESGAGNMLSRLDEVSTVIGLPVDPLPPQQESLVGADKEESGLPAAQLGPKTGQVRGRRAKGRRLGAIATTGKNKDVKLTVETSAPVGPEAAAAAAERTPDSGAVLKRHKAREHKRVYRCSLCNKVFQNSSNLNRHIRSHGDKLFKCDECDKLFSRKESLKQHISYKHSKNVPDQEYKHKCNTCEKSFRLENALKFHNCRTDDKTFQCDICSRFFSTNSNLSKHKKKHGEKLYSCEICNKMFYRKDVMQEHHRRHGVGPKHMKREELEANGEEGTKYRKEPSPCPICGKVFSCRSNMNKHLLTHGDKKYTCEICGRKFFRVDVLRDHIHVHFKDIALMDEQEREVFIRKIGISAGNSDETDDDEEDDDPEHHKYNCKKCQLSFAKGKEYLKHIMEQHKERGYGCGICNRRFALKATYNAHLVIHREQLPDPAVQKYIHPCEICGRIFNSIGNLERHKIIHTGVKSHSCDKCGKSFARKDMLKEHLRVHDDIRDFLCAECGKGMKTKHALRHHMKLHKGIKEYECKECNRKFAQKVNMLKHYKRHTGIKDFMCELCGKTFSERTTLETHKLIHTVGKTWTCATCDKKYLTEYMLQKHVHLTHEKVEAQSCHLCGTKVSTRASMNRHLRRKHPEVVSVRLDEFDDLQEPSTISDSSISIVQPTLTLEKDSMSQDRPSRPTRHPRKKQRVLAEPELSEPDEYVDFTEPRHEPMAEFNTVIVGDETETSSAVQSIQQVVVLGDPSASSASSPNNSVGLTNITVTPITSHAPAQFTSLQPVAVGHLTASDRPLTLDNSILTVTFDTVSGSAMLHNRPAELVPETVGPSGSTAPQSVAHFINFTTLVNPMSHQLEAPTLSWRPVPAAEGGQVTPVVEGTQGECQEGQSQGPEPGQANQSQPPTPQQQSGSAQQMFSY, encoded by the exons ATGCACTCGACGCGCCTCGTTTCCGGTCCTGCGCCGTTTCTGGAGCGGATTGGAACCCGGAGTCAGGACTCGATAAATGAAGGGTCTCTTGCAGAAAAG GTTAGAATAATGACTGAGCAGGCGCCAGATGAGTTTATCT GGTGTGAGGACTGTGGACAGTACCATGATTCTGAGTGTCCTGAGCTGGGACCTCTTGTGACCGTCCAGGACTCTTTCGTCCTCAGCCGAGCTCG ATCATCACTTCCAAACAGCTTGGAGATCAGAGAGGTGACTAATGGGGTGGAGGGGGTGTTTGTCCAGCGACGGCTGGTCAAGAGGACTCGGTTTGGGCCTTTTGAGGCTAAGAGGGTCCCCCATCTACAGAAGGAGGGAGCGTTTCCACTGAAG GTCTTCCAGAAGAACGGCATGGTGGTGTGCTTTGACTCCAGCAGTGAGGAAGACTGCAACTGGATGATGCTGGTACGACCTGCGACCGACCACAAACACCAGAATCTGACGGCTTACCAGCAGGATGACGAAGTGTACTTCAACACCTCCCAG GATGTGCTCCCAGGAACAGAGCTGAGGGTCTGGTACGGAGCTTTCTACGCCAAGAAGATGGAGAAGCCCGTGCTGAAGCCTCCACTTCAGCCACCTCCACCTCAGACAG aAGTGACATCATCACCTGCTAAAACAGAGGAGACTTCAGAGAAAGAAGCCCACATACCCTCAGCGGCTGAGGAAAGTGGAGCAG GCAACATGCTGAGTCGTCTTGATGAGGTGAGCACAGTAATAGGGCTTCCAGTCGACCCGCTCCCTCCTCAGCAGGAGAGCCTGGTCGGCGCAGACAAGGAGGAAAGTGGCCTCCCTGCAGCGCAGCTGGGTCCCAAGACCGGGCAGGTTAGAGGGAGAAGAGCTAAGGGACGCAGACTTGGAGCCATAGCAACCACAGGCAAAAATAAAG ATGTCAAGCTCACAGTGGAGACCTCTGCGCCAGTGGGcccagaggcagcagcagcagcagcagagaggactCCAGACAGCGGGGCTGTCCTGAAGAGACACAAAGCCAGAGAGCACAAGAGGGTTTACCGCTGCTCCCTCTGCAACAAGGTCTTCCAGAACAGCAGCAATCTGAACAGACACATCCGATCTCATG GTGACAAGCTGTTCAAGTGTGACGAATGTGACAAGTTGTTCAGCCGCAAGGAGAGTCTGAAGCAGCACATCTCCTACAAGCACAGCAAGAACGTG CCTGATCAAGAGTACAAACATAAATGCAACACGTGTGAGAAATCCTTTCGCCTGGAAAATGCCTTAAAGTTCCACAATTGCCGGACAG ATGACAAGACGTTCCAGTGCGACATCTGCTCGCGCTTCTTCTCCACCAACAGCAACCTGTCCAAGCACAAGAAGAAGCACGGGGAGAAGCTCTATTCCTGCGAAATCTGCAACAAGATGTTTTACCGCAAAGACGTGATGCAGGAGCACCACAGGAGGCACGGAGTGG GACCAAAGCACATGaagagagaggagctggaggccaATGGAGAAGAAGGGACCAAGTACAGGAAGGAGCCATCACCCTGTCCCATCTGTGGCAAG gtgttctCCTGCAGGAGTAACATGAACAAGCATCTGTTGACTCACGGTGATAAGAAGTACACCTGTGAGATCTGTGGCCGCAAGTTCTTCCGCGTCGACGTCCTTCGAGATCACATTCACGTTCACTTCAAG GACATAGCCTTAATGGACGAGCAGGAGAGAGAAGTCTTCATCAGGAAGATCGGCATCTCGGCTGGCAACAGCGATGAGACGGACGATGACGAAGAGGACGACGATCCTGAGCACCACAAGTACAACTGCAAGAAATGTCAA CTGTCGTTTGCAAAGGGAAAAGAGTACCTGAAGCACATCATGGAGCAGCACAAGGAGAGAGGCTACGGCTGCGGCATCTGCAACCGACGCTTTGCGCTGAAAGCCACGTACAACGCTCACCTGGTCATCCACCGAGAGCAGCTGCCCGACCCTGCAGTGCAGAA GTACATTCATCCATGTGAAATTTGCGGCAGAATCTTCAACAGTATCGGAAACCTGGAAAGGCACAAGATCATCCACACCG GTGTGAAGAGCCACAGCTGCGACAAGTGTGGCAAGTCATTCGCAAGAAAAGACATGCTGAAGGAGCACCTCAGGGTGCACGACGACATCCGAGACTTCCTGTGTGCAGAGTGTGGGAAAG GCATGAAAACCAAACACGCTCTGAGACACCACATGAAGCTCCACAAGGGCATCAAAGAGTACGAGTGTAAGGAGTGTAACCGCAAGTTCGCCCAAAAGGTCAACATGCTGAAACACTACAAGAGACATACAG GTATAAAGGACTTCATGTGTGAACTGTGTGGAAAGACGTTCAGCGAGAGGACGACTCTAGAGACACACAAGCTCATCCACACAG TGGGTAAGACGTGGACATGTGCAACGTGCGATAAGAAGTACCTGACGGAGTACATGCTGCAGAAGCATGTCCACCTGACCCACGAGAAGGTGGAGGCTCAGTCATGTCACCTCTGTGGGACAAAGGTGTCCACACGCGCATCCATGAACCGACACCTGCGACGCAAACACCCAGAG GTTGTGTCTGTGAGACTGGACGAGTTCGATGATCTTCAGGAACCTTCGACAATCAGTGATTCGTCTATCAGCATTGTGCAG CCCACCCTGACCTTGGAAAAAGACAGCATGTCTCAGGATAGGCCCAGCCGACCAACCCGGCACCCCAGGAAGAAGCAGAGAGTGCTAGCAGAGCCGGAGCTCTCTGAGCCCGATGAGTACGTCGATTTCACTGAGCCAAGACACGAGCCCATGGCAGAGTTCAACACCGTCATTGTCGGTGATGAGACAGAGACGAGCTCTGCTGTGCAGAGTATCCAGCAG gtCGTGGTCCTCGGAGACCCCAGTGCTTCATCAGCCTCCTCCCCCAACAATTCTGTGGGGCTGACTAACATCACCGTCACACCGATCACCAGCCACGCCCCTGCCCAGTTCACCAGCCTGCAGCCTGTAGCTGTGGGCCACCTGACAGCCAGCGACCGGCCCCTCACGCTGGACAATTCAATTCTCACCGTCACCTTTGACACAGTCAGCGGCTCCGCTATGCTGCACAACCGTCCCGCTGAGCTTGTCCCAGAGACGGTGGGTCCCAGTGGAAGCACCGCACCTCAGTCAGTTGCCCACTTCATCAATTTCACTACTCTGGTCAACCCCATGAGCCACCAGCTGGAGGCCCCGACTCTCTCCTGGAGGCCTGTACCAGCAGCTGAGGGCGGTCAGGTCACCCCGGTGGTGGAGGGTACTCAGGGGGAGTGTCAGGAGGGCCAGAGCCAGGGCCCAGAGCCAGGCCAGGCCAACCAGAGCCAGCCCCCcactccacagcagcagagtggctCTGCACAGCAGATGTTCAGCTACTGA
- the prdm15 gene encoding PR domain zinc finger protein 15 isoform X2: MTEQAPDEFIWCEDCGQYHDSECPELGPLVTVQDSFVLSRARSSLPNSLEIREVTNGVEGVFVQRRLVKRTRFGPFEAKRVPHLQKEGAFPLKVFQKNGMVVCFDSSSEEDCNWMMLVRPATDHKHQNLTAYQQDDEVYFNTSQDVLPGTELRVWYGAFYAKKMEKPVLKPPLQPPPPQTEVTSSPAKTEETSEKEAHIPSAAEESGAGNMLSRLDEVSTVIGLPVDPLPPQQESLVGADKEESGLPAAQLGPKTGQVRGRRAKGRRLGAIATTGKNKDVKLTVETSAPVGPEAAAAAAERTPDSGAVLKRHKAREHKRVYRCSLCNKVFQNSSNLNRHIRSHGDKLFKCDECDKLFSRKESLKQHISYKHSKNVPDQEYKHKCNTCEKSFRLENALKFHNCRTDDKTFQCDICSRFFSTNSNLSKHKKKHGEKLYSCEICNKMFYRKDVMQEHHRRHGVGPKHMKREELEANGEEGTKYRKEPSPCPICGKVFSCRSNMNKHLLTHGDKKYTCEICGRKFFRVDVLRDHIHVHFKDIALMDEQEREVFIRKIGISAGNSDETDDDEEDDDPEHHKYNCKKCQLSFAKGKEYLKHIMEQHKERGYGCGICNRRFALKATYNAHLVIHREQLPDPAVQKYIHPCEICGRIFNSIGNLERHKIIHTGVKSHSCDKCGKSFARKDMLKEHLRVHDDIRDFLCAECGKGMKTKHALRHHMKLHKGIKEYECKECNRKFAQKVNMLKHYKRHTGIKDFMCELCGKTFSERTTLETHKLIHTVGKTWTCATCDKKYLTEYMLQKHVHLTHEKVEAQSCHLCGTKVSTRASMNRHLRRKHPEVVSVRLDEFDDLQEPSTISDSSISIVQPTLTLEKDSMSQDRPSRPTRHPRKKQRVLAEPELSEPDEYVDFTEPRHEPMAEFNTVIVGDETETSSAVQSIQQVVVLGDPSASSASSPNNSVGLTNITVTPITSHAPAQFTSLQPVAVGHLTASDRPLTLDNSILTVTFDTVSGSAMLHNRPAELVPETVGPSGSTAPQSVAHFINFTTLVNPMSHQLEAPTLSWRPVPAAEGGQVTPVVEGTQGECQEGQSQGPEPGQANQSQPPTPQQQSGSAQQMFSY, from the exons ATGACTGAGCAGGCGCCAGATGAGTTTATCT GGTGTGAGGACTGTGGACAGTACCATGATTCTGAGTGTCCTGAGCTGGGACCTCTTGTGACCGTCCAGGACTCTTTCGTCCTCAGCCGAGCTCG ATCATCACTTCCAAACAGCTTGGAGATCAGAGAGGTGACTAATGGGGTGGAGGGGGTGTTTGTCCAGCGACGGCTGGTCAAGAGGACTCGGTTTGGGCCTTTTGAGGCTAAGAGGGTCCCCCATCTACAGAAGGAGGGAGCGTTTCCACTGAAG GTCTTCCAGAAGAACGGCATGGTGGTGTGCTTTGACTCCAGCAGTGAGGAAGACTGCAACTGGATGATGCTGGTACGACCTGCGACCGACCACAAACACCAGAATCTGACGGCTTACCAGCAGGATGACGAAGTGTACTTCAACACCTCCCAG GATGTGCTCCCAGGAACAGAGCTGAGGGTCTGGTACGGAGCTTTCTACGCCAAGAAGATGGAGAAGCCCGTGCTGAAGCCTCCACTTCAGCCACCTCCACCTCAGACAG aAGTGACATCATCACCTGCTAAAACAGAGGAGACTTCAGAGAAAGAAGCCCACATACCCTCAGCGGCTGAGGAAAGTGGAGCAG GCAACATGCTGAGTCGTCTTGATGAGGTGAGCACAGTAATAGGGCTTCCAGTCGACCCGCTCCCTCCTCAGCAGGAGAGCCTGGTCGGCGCAGACAAGGAGGAAAGTGGCCTCCCTGCAGCGCAGCTGGGTCCCAAGACCGGGCAGGTTAGAGGGAGAAGAGCTAAGGGACGCAGACTTGGAGCCATAGCAACCACAGGCAAAAATAAAG ATGTCAAGCTCACAGTGGAGACCTCTGCGCCAGTGGGcccagaggcagcagcagcagcagcagagaggactCCAGACAGCGGGGCTGTCCTGAAGAGACACAAAGCCAGAGAGCACAAGAGGGTTTACCGCTGCTCCCTCTGCAACAAGGTCTTCCAGAACAGCAGCAATCTGAACAGACACATCCGATCTCATG GTGACAAGCTGTTCAAGTGTGACGAATGTGACAAGTTGTTCAGCCGCAAGGAGAGTCTGAAGCAGCACATCTCCTACAAGCACAGCAAGAACGTG CCTGATCAAGAGTACAAACATAAATGCAACACGTGTGAGAAATCCTTTCGCCTGGAAAATGCCTTAAAGTTCCACAATTGCCGGACAG ATGACAAGACGTTCCAGTGCGACATCTGCTCGCGCTTCTTCTCCACCAACAGCAACCTGTCCAAGCACAAGAAGAAGCACGGGGAGAAGCTCTATTCCTGCGAAATCTGCAACAAGATGTTTTACCGCAAAGACGTGATGCAGGAGCACCACAGGAGGCACGGAGTGG GACCAAAGCACATGaagagagaggagctggaggccaATGGAGAAGAAGGGACCAAGTACAGGAAGGAGCCATCACCCTGTCCCATCTGTGGCAAG gtgttctCCTGCAGGAGTAACATGAACAAGCATCTGTTGACTCACGGTGATAAGAAGTACACCTGTGAGATCTGTGGCCGCAAGTTCTTCCGCGTCGACGTCCTTCGAGATCACATTCACGTTCACTTCAAG GACATAGCCTTAATGGACGAGCAGGAGAGAGAAGTCTTCATCAGGAAGATCGGCATCTCGGCTGGCAACAGCGATGAGACGGACGATGACGAAGAGGACGACGATCCTGAGCACCACAAGTACAACTGCAAGAAATGTCAA CTGTCGTTTGCAAAGGGAAAAGAGTACCTGAAGCACATCATGGAGCAGCACAAGGAGAGAGGCTACGGCTGCGGCATCTGCAACCGACGCTTTGCGCTGAAAGCCACGTACAACGCTCACCTGGTCATCCACCGAGAGCAGCTGCCCGACCCTGCAGTGCAGAA GTACATTCATCCATGTGAAATTTGCGGCAGAATCTTCAACAGTATCGGAAACCTGGAAAGGCACAAGATCATCCACACCG GTGTGAAGAGCCACAGCTGCGACAAGTGTGGCAAGTCATTCGCAAGAAAAGACATGCTGAAGGAGCACCTCAGGGTGCACGACGACATCCGAGACTTCCTGTGTGCAGAGTGTGGGAAAG GCATGAAAACCAAACACGCTCTGAGACACCACATGAAGCTCCACAAGGGCATCAAAGAGTACGAGTGTAAGGAGTGTAACCGCAAGTTCGCCCAAAAGGTCAACATGCTGAAACACTACAAGAGACATACAG GTATAAAGGACTTCATGTGTGAACTGTGTGGAAAGACGTTCAGCGAGAGGACGACTCTAGAGACACACAAGCTCATCCACACAG TGGGTAAGACGTGGACATGTGCAACGTGCGATAAGAAGTACCTGACGGAGTACATGCTGCAGAAGCATGTCCACCTGACCCACGAGAAGGTGGAGGCTCAGTCATGTCACCTCTGTGGGACAAAGGTGTCCACACGCGCATCCATGAACCGACACCTGCGACGCAAACACCCAGAG GTTGTGTCTGTGAGACTGGACGAGTTCGATGATCTTCAGGAACCTTCGACAATCAGTGATTCGTCTATCAGCATTGTGCAG CCCACCCTGACCTTGGAAAAAGACAGCATGTCTCAGGATAGGCCCAGCCGACCAACCCGGCACCCCAGGAAGAAGCAGAGAGTGCTAGCAGAGCCGGAGCTCTCTGAGCCCGATGAGTACGTCGATTTCACTGAGCCAAGACACGAGCCCATGGCAGAGTTCAACACCGTCATTGTCGGTGATGAGACAGAGACGAGCTCTGCTGTGCAGAGTATCCAGCAG gtCGTGGTCCTCGGAGACCCCAGTGCTTCATCAGCCTCCTCCCCCAACAATTCTGTGGGGCTGACTAACATCACCGTCACACCGATCACCAGCCACGCCCCTGCCCAGTTCACCAGCCTGCAGCCTGTAGCTGTGGGCCACCTGACAGCCAGCGACCGGCCCCTCACGCTGGACAATTCAATTCTCACCGTCACCTTTGACACAGTCAGCGGCTCCGCTATGCTGCACAACCGTCCCGCTGAGCTTGTCCCAGAGACGGTGGGTCCCAGTGGAAGCACCGCACCTCAGTCAGTTGCCCACTTCATCAATTTCACTACTCTGGTCAACCCCATGAGCCACCAGCTGGAGGCCCCGACTCTCTCCTGGAGGCCTGTACCAGCAGCTGAGGGCGGTCAGGTCACCCCGGTGGTGGAGGGTACTCAGGGGGAGTGTCAGGAGGGCCAGAGCCAGGGCCCAGAGCCAGGCCAGGCCAACCAGAGCCAGCCCCCcactccacagcagcagagtggctCTGCACAGCAGATGTTCAGCTACTGA